CTGCGGATAAAAGTGGTGTCCCTGCTGAGATTAGATACAACTCGGCAGGATATAACCCACCTGCCGAAGGAGCCGCCCTCAGATAAAAAGCCTCACCCGTTACGGTCGGTACTCTTGCAGTCAATCCGTAGCTGCAAAATAGCAATCGTGATAACCGCCGCCAACGGCTCGCCAATAATCCATCGCGATCGGTCTGAATTTCTTCAGTGAGATAGGGTTTGAGATCGTAAACTGTACCAATTTTATAATCCTTATAAGGTGATGGCTGGGTACTCCAGTCTAGTCCTTGACTTTTACTAGCAAGGGTTGCAGGCGCATACTTAGTACGTTCGTGATAATGTTCGGCGAAGGAAAGTCTGGCTTCGGGCATGGTTTTGCAACGTGACGGAAATAGGCAGCTAGACTAAAATGTTATCTCAATTCGCACGGTCATTGGCACGAAGTGCCGACGACAGCAGTAATTCTCATTATAAAAATTGATTTCTTTGAAAGCACGCCAACGGCGTGCTTCCAAAGAAACCAATTTTCGTGTTTCCAGCGCCTTCGGCGCTGGAAACACGAAAATTGGTTTCATAGTCAGAATTGCGGATTTAGCTGAAAATTGCGATCGCAATATCCGTGATTTCGCATATGATAGAAAGGTTGTCAAAATTTTTCTAATTAGAAAATTATCGTATTTAATATAGGGATCACGTCATGGCAGTACCCAAGAAGAAAACTTCCAAATCTAAGCGAGATAGCCGTAAAGCTGTATGGAAGCGGAAAGCCGCAGTTCATGCTCAAAAAGCTATTTCCTTAG
This genomic stretch from Pseudanabaena galeata CCNP1313 harbors:
- the rpmF gene encoding 50S ribosomal protein L32 gives rise to the protein MAVPKKKTSKSKRDSRKAVWKRKAAVHAQKAISLGKSILSGKNDGFVYPMAEEAETEE